A genome region from Flavobacterium sp. includes the following:
- a CDS encoding contractile injection system tape measure protein, with translation MQELNKHIINKVFLEINTNSKEKGYYLKDNIDAFLQKEIFSFLENYFNEIASKKPSHSIQLDKLDIDIAINQNLDFENIKDQILKKVTKQVEEVFEKEDKNTEGYKLINAQEKEIESFFHFLETGTNTWWTTLNQDFKIVNDTTFNEILNDETFSLKWKNAIQKPIVRTRFIKQFSDSQIVTILKKGILLKQNNTESSAKIIRIETIKKHIEKSISKNQLASNQRFLTWEIVVLNLLKTSTTIVKQKLFKLIFSVFEFHKKKIFLEHKELFLKEIQTQTANQNELELLANLDSIVSIIENKIESIILKEKETKTETVSKTQESVKTETETKSMTKPETEAKTETEIKAETKGKTKTEKGTENKTEIKTKRIQESNEKEVSNSDLISSKNKDVNTNNNAENIESVSNNSIEKTPNTQEEVLDKKDFSIEKEEKENTEEVILDTEESLTDANIYIDTNVNDLYVQNAGLVLIHPFMKFLFENCKLLNKDDNTINNPEVAAHLLHYIATGQEQDYENTMAFEKFLCNIPIAQPIERNIVLSEEMKKEAAAMLQAVLSNWDIMKTSSAELLQNEFLQRPGKLNVNGDESPVILIERKTQDVLLDKLSWNLSIVKLAWKKRIIYVNW, from the coding sequence ATGCAAGAATTAAATAAACATATTATCAATAAAGTTTTCCTTGAGATAAATACCAATTCTAAAGAAAAAGGGTATTATCTCAAGGACAATATTGATGCGTTTTTGCAAAAGGAAATATTCTCTTTTTTAGAAAATTATTTTAATGAAATCGCTTCAAAAAAACCTTCACACAGCATACAATTAGACAAACTCGACATTGATATTGCTATAAATCAAAATTTGGATTTCGAAAATATCAAAGATCAAATTCTCAAAAAAGTGACTAAACAAGTTGAAGAAGTTTTTGAAAAAGAAGATAAAAACACAGAAGGATATAAACTAATTAATGCACAGGAAAAAGAAATAGAAAGCTTTTTTCATTTCCTAGAAACAGGCACAAATACCTGGTGGACAACCTTAAATCAGGATTTTAAAATAGTCAATGATACTACATTTAATGAAATCCTAAATGATGAAACGTTTTCTTTAAAATGGAAAAATGCAATTCAAAAACCAATTGTAAGAACACGATTTATCAAACAATTTAGCGACAGCCAAATTGTAACCATTCTTAAAAAAGGAATATTGTTAAAACAAAACAATACTGAAAGCAGTGCCAAAATAATCAGGATTGAAACAATAAAAAAACACATTGAAAAGTCTATTTCTAAAAATCAATTGGCTTCAAATCAAAGATTTTTAACGTGGGAAATAGTTGTTTTAAACCTTTTGAAAACGAGTACAACAATTGTAAAACAAAAGCTTTTTAAATTAATTTTCAGTGTATTTGAATTCCATAAAAAGAAAATCTTTTTAGAACACAAAGAACTTTTTCTAAAGGAAATTCAAACCCAGACAGCAAACCAAAACGAACTAGAATTACTGGCTAATCTTGATTCTATTGTTTCGATTATCGAAAACAAAATAGAATCAATTATTTTAAAAGAAAAAGAAACGAAAACAGAAACAGTTTCAAAAACACAAGAATCAGTAAAAACTGAGACTGAGACAAAGTCAATGACAAAACCAGAAACTGAAGCTAAGACTGAAACAGAAATAAAAGCTGAGACAAAAGGAAAAACAAAAACAGAAAAAGGAACTGAAAATAAAACTGAAATAAAAACAAAAAGAATTCAGGAAAGTAATGAAAAGGAAGTGTCCAATTCTGATTTGATTTCGTCAAAAAACAAAGATGTAAACACTAACAACAACGCTGAAAACATCGAATCAGTATCAAATAATTCAATAGAAAAAACGCCCAACACTCAAGAAGAAGTATTGGATAAAAAAGATTTTTCTATTGAAAAAGAAGAAAAAGAAAATACGGAAGAAGTTATACTAGATACAGAAGAAAGCCTAACTGATGCCAATATTTACATAGATACAAATGTCAACGATTTATATGTTCAAAATGCAGGTTTAGTATTGATTCATCCGTTTATGAAATTTCTTTTTGAAAATTGCAAACTGCTCAACAAAGACGACAATACTATAAATAATCCGGAAGTTGCCGCGCATCTTTTGCATTATATAGCCACCGGGCAGGAACAGGATTATGAAAACACCATGGCTTTCGAAAAATTCTTATGCAATATTCCAATCGCACAACCAATTGAAAGAAACATTGTTCTCTCTGAAGAAATGAAAAAAGAAGCAGCTGCAATGCTGCAGGCGGTATTGAGCAATTGGGATATAATGAAAACATCATCGGCAGAATTGCTTCAAAACGAATTTTTGCAGCGTCCCGGAAAACTAAATGTTAATGGAGACGAAAGTCCTGTAATACTTATAGAGCGAAAAACACAAGATGTTTTATTAGATAAATTAAGCTGGAATTTAAGCATCGTAAAATTGGCCTGGAAAAAACGAATCATATATGTAAACTGGTAA
- a CDS encoding PKD domain-containing protein, translated as MSVKLSTITTQYRRFTKNQVLTEGNLNEVVDFFDDQDRLSRIYLSGVGIVCGLYPAYNEAQKTISITQGTGITTDGDLFKLYQADVLGNKKIDFDSKTYTHCKIYDNTKAAYKPFFYGGANQQLPLFELLTEEQQKKEKDPYFALTEFSANTKFELKEAVILLYLESYEKESDLCVSLSCDNQGLEIVGNYKVLIVSKDVAAKIMNYDSMIGKINYVNLYHTLPDLKSNRIVLKKDDFAHLEVLKQTFTKGIFKNNVVKKLQEGYNQLLTGLNMPVVLESILKNIDELFNFEGDPLLPSDFQYRYDLLNDLVDTYNETKALLLNIDDTYCYPDINAFPKHLMLGELIKTKPCFEFRHAFYKSPLLSGENLNTCNDCLADDNAPVKDLKEKKKVKADEIKADEIKVCYGENTAIQKMYSLILRSAQLLENYNPAYDFIKVTPSLQLGKLGKKAIPFYNDVNDSLIKAWDFDKTILGLEKNNVSYHDDLLNTKYPLEIHLDSDFYRIEGHQGRNYKEALKAIQQIRLENGLGFNIMILAVNSNELDKTIQKFTEYYLNKNHGYEHKAGVVPGGTFIMIYLEEKVPYYYYYNSRKPSLTGDFEKFTEGIPILNPVVADFSIPYLCCDENNIGLTLPVDKICFDSKTPPLPFKVTPSGGFVKANVRPDQNGGIKVNEFGALVFDPNLVSKELIGQPITFTVNNFDTDCKITIFEKPKFDFTAVPTKPSGVNETEVTFTVTGENIEGNKYTWDFGDKTDLVTDKTEIKHIYKYNSESQKKFTFDVTVSADNGNCGFQITHPVSFEIEDPKVLVDGKLVNKISFCRNDKPVELTLEPNVKGVQILGEGVQVTFGEKYMFVPGEVSKDVQTVTIFIDDKPSNLTITLLDLPTASFNFVIDPTGMLTLNNNSVNAATYVWDINGEIVKTDKKEPVTRPVSIFKDPSISVSLTAEGKCGSVTDGPKVIEIRKPAEENTCLNNADSFIKNAMETISVFKETSTLNKFSRDTVNFITQTENKLADVQKSLESYIGGKENAKISELFTQEYFNFISSVVASSIKLQNLEQIAAVQTLISLNTSLYYTILRCQDPEVLKASEKQIFPAGLLFNNLFQSFIEIKFNADTDGSLKKFLSSMLKVFPKIDFIIANLNIQIEALTPDARIK; from the coding sequence TTAAATTATATCAGGCAGATGTATTGGGAAACAAAAAAATCGATTTTGACTCCAAAACCTATACGCACTGCAAAATTTATGATAATACAAAAGCGGCATACAAACCTTTTTTCTATGGTGGCGCAAACCAACAATTGCCTCTTTTTGAACTCTTGACAGAAGAACAGCAAAAAAAAGAAAAAGACCCTTATTTTGCTTTAACAGAATTTTCGGCCAATACAAAATTTGAGCTTAAAGAAGCCGTAATTCTTTTGTATCTGGAGTCTTATGAAAAAGAATCTGATCTCTGTGTAAGTCTTTCGTGTGACAATCAGGGATTAGAAATTGTCGGCAATTATAAAGTTTTAATTGTAAGCAAAGACGTTGCCGCAAAAATAATGAATTATGACAGCATGATTGGCAAAATCAATTATGTCAATTTATATCATACATTACCAGACCTAAAATCAAACAGAATTGTATTAAAAAAAGACGATTTTGCTCATCTGGAAGTATTAAAACAAACTTTTACCAAAGGAATTTTCAAAAACAATGTTGTTAAAAAATTGCAGGAAGGCTACAATCAGCTGCTGACAGGTTTAAACATGCCGGTCGTTTTAGAATCAATTCTAAAAAATATAGACGAATTATTTAATTTTGAAGGAGACCCGCTGCTTCCCTCAGATTTTCAATATCGATATGATCTGCTTAACGATCTTGTTGATACTTACAACGAAACCAAAGCACTTCTGCTTAACATAGACGACACCTATTGTTATCCGGATATTAATGCTTTTCCAAAACACTTAATGCTGGGTGAACTAATAAAAACGAAACCTTGTTTTGAATTCCGTCATGCTTTTTACAAATCGCCTTTACTTTCAGGAGAAAATTTAAACACTTGCAATGACTGCCTTGCAGATGACAATGCTCCTGTTAAAGATTTGAAAGAAAAGAAAAAGGTAAAAGCAGATGAAATAAAAGCAGATGAGATAAAAGTTTGCTATGGCGAAAACACAGCCATACAAAAAATGTACAGTCTTATTCTGCGAAGTGCGCAATTATTAGAAAACTACAATCCTGCTTATGATTTTATAAAAGTTACACCTTCTTTACAATTGGGTAAATTGGGCAAAAAAGCCATTCCTTTTTACAATGATGTAAACGATTCGCTTATTAAAGCCTGGGATTTTGATAAAACTATTTTAGGGTTAGAAAAAAACAATGTTAGTTACCATGATGATTTATTAAATACTAAATACCCGCTCGAAATACACCTTGACAGTGATTTTTATAGAATTGAAGGTCATCAGGGACGTAATTACAAAGAAGCACTAAAAGCTATTCAGCAAATTAGATTAGAAAACGGACTCGGATTTAATATCATGATTCTGGCTGTAAATTCAAATGAATTAGATAAAACCATCCAGAAATTCACCGAGTATTACCTCAACAAAAACCACGGTTACGAGCATAAAGCAGGTGTAGTTCCAGGAGGCACTTTCATAATGATATATCTGGAAGAAAAAGTACCTTATTATTACTATTACAACAGCCGTAAACCATCATTAACTGGTGATTTTGAAAAATTTACAGAAGGTATTCCTATTTTGAATCCCGTAGTGGCTGATTTTTCGATACCGTATTTATGTTGTGATGAAAACAACATTGGACTTACTTTACCAGTAGATAAAATTTGTTTTGACAGTAAAACACCTCCTCTGCCTTTTAAAGTAACTCCATCCGGAGGTTTTGTAAAAGCCAATGTTAGACCTGATCAAAACGGTGGAATAAAAGTAAATGAATTTGGAGCGCTTGTTTTTGATCCAAATTTAGTAAGCAAAGAATTGATAGGTCAGCCTATAACCTTTACAGTTAATAATTTTGATACGGATTGTAAGATAACCATTTTTGAAAAACCAAAATTCGATTTTACTGCAGTTCCTACAAAACCATCAGGAGTTAATGAAACCGAAGTGACTTTTACCGTAACCGGAGAAAATATCGAAGGCAATAAATATACCTGGGATTTTGGCGACAAAACCGATCTTGTAACAGACAAAACCGAAATAAAACACATCTACAAGTATAATAGCGAATCCCAAAAGAAATTTACATTTGATGTCACTGTTAGTGCCGACAATGGAAATTGCGGTTTCCAAATCACACATCCTGTGAGTTTTGAAATTGAAGATCCAAAAGTGCTCGTAGATGGCAAATTAGTAAACAAAATCTCTTTTTGCCGAAACGATAAACCAGTAGAGCTTACTCTGGAACCTAATGTAAAAGGGGTACAAATTTTAGGAGAAGGAGTTCAGGTTACATTCGGAGAAAAATATATGTTTGTTCCAGGTGAGGTATCTAAGGATGTTCAAACTGTAACCATTTTTATAGACGATAAACCATCCAATCTTACCATTACACTTTTAGATCTGCCTACTGCCAGTTTCAATTTTGTTATAGATCCAACCGGAATGTTGACTTTAAATAACAACTCTGTAAATGCGGCAACTTATGTCTGGGATATTAATGGAGAAATAGTAAAAACAGATAAAAAAGAACCCGTAACAAGACCCGTTTCTATATTTAAAGACCCATCTATTTCAGTTTCATTAACGGCAGAAGGAAAATGCGGTTCTGTAACCGATGGTCCAAAAGTAATAGAAATTAGAAAACCCGCTGAAGAAAATACTTGTCTTAACAATGCTGATTCATTTATAAAAAATGCCATGGAAACTATTTCTGTTTTCAAAGAAACTTCCACTTTAAATAAATTCAGCAGAGATACTGTGAACTTCATCACTCAAACTGAAAACAAATTGGCCGACGTTCAAAAAAGCCTTGAGAGTTATATCGGCGGTAAGGAAAATGCTAAAATATCTGAATTATTTACACAGGAATATTTCAATTTCATATCTTCTGTTGTTGCGTCTTCTATTAAACTGCAAAATCTTGAACAGATTGCTGCCGTACAAACACTCATATCACTAAATACTTCGCTGTATTATACAATTTTGAGATGTCAGGATCCGGAAGTGCTTAAAGCGTCTGAAAAACAAATTTTCCCGGCAGGATTACTTTTTAATAATTTATTTCAAAGTTTCATCGAAATAAAATTCAATGCTGATACTGACGGATCATTGAAAAAGTTTTTATCCAGCATGCTAAAAGTATTTCCAAAAATCGATTTTATAATTGCCAATTTGAATATACAAATAGAAGCCCTTACACCGGATGCAAGAATTAAATAA